A stretch of Oncorhynchus mykiss isolate Arlee chromosome 12, USDA_OmykA_1.1, whole genome shotgun sequence DNA encodes these proteins:
- the tspan4b gene encoding tetraspanin-4 has translation MSASRRCLCCVKYLMFVFNLIFWLGGCGLFGVGVWLSFTQSEFSSLPLSFPSLSAANLLLVAGGVTMVTGFLGCLGALKEQRCLLMTFFVILLLLVLTEVTLTLVLHIFHKELDTKAQNELKEGMKGYLTDEGLKKSWDNVQKMFKCCGVTNKTDWYLVVNGTLPFSCCSGGMDQCVEEWIEPCYQKARQWLLDNIPSVLVFGVCIGIVQILALIFSLLMYCQILRAEKYLD, from the exons atgtcagCCTCTCGGAGGTGCCTGTGCTGCGTGAAATACCTCATGTTCGTCTTCAACCTCATCTTCTGG CTGGGAGGGTGTGGCCTGTTTGGAGTGGGAGTGTGGCTATCATTCACCCAGTCCGAGTTCTCCTCCCTCCCGCTGTCTTTTCCCTCACTCTCCGCAGCAAACCTACTTCTGGTCGCTGGAGGCGTCACCATGGTGACAGGCTTCCTGGGTTGCCTTGGTGCCCTGAAGGAGCAGCGCTGCCTGCTGATGACG TTCTTTGTAATCCTTTTGCTCCTGGTCTTGACAGAGGTGactctaaccctggtcctccatatCTTTCACAAAGAG ctggACACGAAAGCGCAGAATGAGTTAAAGGAGGGGATGAAGGGTTACTTGACAGACGAAGGACTGAAGAAGTCATGGGACAATGTGCAGAAAATG TTCAAGTGCTGCGGCGTCACCAACAAAACAGATTGGTACCTCGTGGTCAATGGAACGCTCCCCTTTTCCTGCTGCTCCGGTGGGATGGACCAATGTGTTGAAGAATGGATCGAG CCATGTTATCAGAAGGCCAGACAGTGGCTCCTGGACAACATCCCCTCTGTCCTGGTGTTTGGAGTCTGCATTGGTATTGTCCAG ATCCTGGCCCTGATTTTCTCCCTGCTGATGTACTGCCAGATCCTCCGTGCTGAGAAGTACCTGGACTGA
- the si:ch73-248e21.7 gene encoding mucin-6: MEWVRLMLGAMLLSLPLPSLPAQDNVPITVPEYGMAAPTTEDGTMAASSPEATTKTTTAPVVVTTAQPVTEITPVTSVPVLIIDNITIVLTDPEITTVQEPTSDAPTTTSEAETMTPSPVITEGPVDTTTPPGPKSTLSQDVLTTTSYLPTTSQDHLTSVIPVGPLHTTPHLTKDSFTTPEPIHTASESTASHTEGLTQAPASPSVNSAPRHFTTPAMTSTYTDHDSMVGRVKRSPLSLFWIIIAILLVCVIFPGMVYCIYLGVRRKRQCRTEYFGSGVRNGKSSKWKKGAEEDAWAGPVKLGGGDREEGEGVEEGGSPEDNKREGAGTDVVLSTFIANETEGERGGPDGAVGVAGSKEAEKWEEKEPLLYIDEGVEEVLEKMAPPSLSKSDSEKKTGGGNREGESEKEIERGEGNGKKENESERGEQNGGAAFCLTTAV; this comes from the coding sequence ATGGAGTGGGTACGACTGATGCTCGGGGCTatgctcctctccctccctctgcccagtCTCCCTGCCCAAGATAATGTCCCCATCACCGTACCTGAATATGGCATGGCAGCACCTACTACTGAGGACGGCACGATGGCAGCCTCTTCACCCGAGGCCACCACCAAGACAACGACTGCTCCTGTGGTCGTCACTACAGCACAGCCTGTCACTGAAATCACCCCGGTAACTTCTGTTCCAGTACTTATCATAGATAACATCACTATAGTACTAACAGACCCTGAGATCACAACCGTTCAGGAGCCCACCTCTGATGCACCAACTACTACTTCAGAGGCTGAGACGATGACACCATCCCCTGTGATCACTGAAGGGCCTGTAGATACGACCACTCCACCTGGCCCTAAATCCACCCTCTCCCAAGACGTCCTGACTACCACCTCTTATCTCCCAACCACATCCCAGGACCACCTGACTTCTGTTATCCCAGTCGGGCCCCTCCACACCACCCCTCATCTGACGAAGGACTCCTTTACTACACCTGAACCTATCCACACTGCCTCAGAGAGTACTGCCAGCCACACAGAGGGACTTACCCAAGCACCCGCCTCCCCATCGGTCAACAGCGCTCCCAGACATTTCACAACCCCCGCTATGACCTCCACCTACACAGATCATGACTCTATGGTGGGCAGGGTCAAGCGAAGTCCGCTCAGCTTGTTCTGGATCATCATCGCCATTCTCCTGGTCTGTGTTATATTCCCGGGCATGGTCTACTGCATATATCTGGGCGTCAGACGAAAGAGGCAGTGCCGCACCGAGTACTTTGGGTCCGGCGTCCGGAACGGGAAGAGTTCCAAGTGGAAGAAAGGAGCAGAGGAAGATGCCTGGGCGGGGCCAGTGAAGCTAGGGGGCGGGGACAGGGAGGAGGGTGAGGgcgtggaggagggagggagcccAGAGGACAACAAGAGAGAGGGGGCTGGAACAGATGTTGTGCTGAGCACATTCATAGCCAACGAGaccgagggagagaggggtgggcccGATGGGGCAGTTGGAGTGGCTGGGAGCAAGGAGGCGGAGAAATGGGAGGAGAAGGAGCCTCTGTTGTACATTgatgagggagtggaggaggtgCTGGAGAAAATGGCTCCTCCTTCACTTTCAAAATCTGACTCTGAGAAAAAGACAGGAGGGGGCAACAGAGAGGGGGAAAGTGaaaaggagatagagaggggagaagggaatgGAAAGAAAGAAAATGAGAGTGAAAGAGGTGAGCAGAATGGAGGAGCGGCATTCTGTCTAACGACTGCAGTTTAA
- the si:ch73-248e21.5 gene encoding uncharacterized protein si:ch73-248e21.5 codes for MMRGALISLALCLPHLFATLVLHSTIAASPSATETTTTVLDLSISTPTSDPLMLPLSTTENHPGRTSGTSKTPLKKSTSLAAVNNSGRTTHGRGILGTGTATTAVQKSNRHTTAGDLRKETESHNHHETLPFSRHTASPTTDHPSITTLPREEGTEYHDSSNIEIARELNTPNSIETWAADTSNDSRLAKPHLDRSQAADQHTATQGLETASGDYHTTQRDFFTFTPTSRATGLNRGKQSKANSVATTTTVSPTYTVTRPGLYEHMTVTYRATGYKTQPDDTSQFKDYTTATVSIPHADNSTAPYINANTFTDNNTDNYTDTLSYSNTTTSNNRNTTVHLNKKTHTHSLGHNHTISGYDNRLNYTTENNVHHRPECGEADERSPSLPPGSSRLVCFIVLWALGLTASVFLGLTVFLSVRLSVQRERERRVRRGGEKVSGVDLENLWVDQISSAEERVEFWYANGSTVGPGHKQRERGRERVKERGRREQVRQKGVECDNLWAQPKVTLEDITDFWYANGSAIPEETTDQTLLETCV; via the coding sequence ATGATGAGAGGGGCTCTGATTTCCCTTGCCCTGTGCCTTCCTCACCTCTTCGCCACTCTTGTCCTCCATTCCACCATTGCGGCTTCACCGAGCGCCACAGAAACCACAACAACAGTTCTAGACCTTAGTATCAGCACTCCAACATCAGACCCCCTGATGCTTCCACTCTCCACAACTGAAAACCACCCTGGTAGGACTAGTGGCACGTCTAAAACACCATTGAAGAAAAGCACTAGCTTAGCAGCTGTCAACAACTCAGGCCGAACGACTCATGGAAGAGGCATTCTCGGAACAGGAACTGCCACCACAGCCGTACAGAAGAGCAACAGGCACACAACTGCAGGAGACTTGAGGAAGGAAACAGAGAGCCACAATCACCATGAGACTCTTCCCTTCAGCAGACACACAGCCTCACCCACAACTGACCACCCCAGCATCACCACTCTCCCcagggaggaagggactgagTATCATGACAGCAGCAACATTGAAATAGCGAGAGAACTGAACACACCAAATTCCATAGAGACTTGGGCTGCTGACACCAGTAATGACTCCAGGCTAGCGAAGCCACACTTAGACAGATCACAAGCAGCAGACCAGCACACTGCTACACAAGGACTAGAGACTGCTTCAGGAGATTaccacacaacacagagagacttCTTCACATTCACCCCAACTAGTAGAGCGACAGGTTTGAACAGAGGTAAACAAAGTAAGGCCAACAGCGTCGCAACAACAACGACGGTTTCACCTACGTACACAGTCACACGTCCTGGTTTGTATGAGCACATGACCGTGACTTACAGGGCTACCGGCTACAAAACACAACCTGACGACACAAGCCAGTTTAAGGACTACACCACAGCCACAGTTTCAATCCCCCATGCTGACAATAGCACAGCTCCATATATcaatgcaaacacatttacagataATAACACAGACAactacacagacacactttcATACAGTAATACCACAACCTCTAATAATCGTAACACAACAGTACATTTGAATAAGAAAACTCATACTCATTCCCTTGGACACAACCACACAATCTCAGGCTATGACAACAGGCTGAACTACACAACTGAAAACAATGTGCATCATCGTCCTGAGTGCGGAGAGGCAGACGAAAGGTCCCCATCATTGCCTCCTGGCTCTTCTAGACTGGTCTGTTTCATTGTTCTGTGGGCTCTGGGATTGACTGCTTCGGTCTTCCTTGGTCTCACCGTCTTCCTATCGGTGCGTTTGtcagtccagagagagagggagaggagagtgaggagaggaggagagaaggtgtCAGGGGTGGATCTGGAGAACCTGTGGGTTGACCAGATATCATCGGCGGAGGAGAGGGTGGAATTCTGGTACGCCAACGGCTCCACCGTGGGACCCGGCcataaacagagggagagagggagggagagggtgaaggagagggggaggagggagcaggtGAGGCAGAAAGGGGTAGAGTGTGACAACCTGTGGGCTCAACCCAAAGTGACACTGGAGGACATCACTGATTTCTGGTATGCAAATGGAAGCGCGATACCAGAAGAAACTACAGACCAAACATTGTTGGAGACCTGCGTATGA